In Peromyscus eremicus chromosome 2, PerEre_H2_v1, whole genome shotgun sequence, a single genomic region encodes these proteins:
- the LOC131905037 gene encoding cytochrome P450 2J5-like isoform X2, with amino-acid sequence MITSVGSLVAAFWSALNPWTLLLAIVTFLFLADFLKSRHPKNYPPGPQRLPFVGNFFQIDFKQLHLALQQFVRKYGNLFSLELGSTSVVVVSGLPLIKEMFTHLDQNFLNRPISPVRERVSGLIVSNGQTWKEQRRFALMTLRNFGLGKKSLEQRIQEEAVHLVEAIREEGGQPFNPHLKLKNAVSNIICSVTFGERFEYEDGQFQELLKLLDEAIYLQASVMGRLYNGFPWIMKHLPGPHQKIFRNWEELKLFVSHIINKHRKDWNPDESRDFIDAFLNEMGKYPDNTTSFNEENLIFSTLDLFLAGTETTSTTLRWALLYMALYPDVQEKVQTEIDRVIGHEKKVSLADRDAMPYTNAVIHEVQRMGNIVPLNVPREVTVDTTFAGFHLPKGTMILTNFTGLHRDPKEWATPDILNPEHFLENGQFKKRESFLPFSMGKRACPGEQLAMSELFIFFTALLQKFTFKPPVNENLSMKFRMGLTLSPVSYRICAVPRL; translated from the exons ATGATCACCTCTGTGGGTTCCCTGGTGGCCGCTTTCTGGTCAGCACTCAATCCCTGGACTCTGCTGCTGGCTATTGTCACCTTCCTGTTCCTTGCTGACTTCCTCAAAAGCAGGCACCCCAAGAATTACCCACCAGGACCACAGCGCCTGCCCTTTGTGGGCAACTTCTTTCAAATAGATTTCAAGCAGCTGCACTTGGCACTTCAGCAG ttTGTGAGGAAGTATGGAAACCTATTTAGCCTGGAATTGGGCAGCACTTCAGTGGTGGTTGTATCTGGATTGCCTTTAATCAAGGAAATGTTTACACACTTGGATCAAAACTTTTTAAATCGTCCTATCAGTCCTGTTAGAGAACGTGTTTCTG GATTGATTGTATCTAATGGTCAGACATGGAAGGAACAAAGAAGGTTTGCCCTGATGACACTGAGGAACTTTGGATTGGGAAAGAAGAGCTTAGAGCAGCGCATCCAGGAGGAAGCCGTACACCTTGTAGAGGCCataagagaggagggag gaCAGCCTTTTAATCCTCACTTGAAGTTAAAAAATGCAGTTTCCAATATCATTTGCTCTGTCACCTTTGGAGAGCGCTTTGAATATGAGGATGGCCAGTTTCAGGAGCTGCTGAAGTTACTGGATGAGGCCATATATTTGCAGGCTTCAGTGATGGGCCGA CTCTACAATGGCTTTCCATGGATAATGAAGCATCTTCCTGGACCACATCAAAAAATTTTTAGAAACTGGGAAGAACTGAAATTGTTTGTTTCTCATATAATCAATAAACACAGAAAAGACTGGAATCCTGATGAGTCGAGAGACTTCATTGATGCTTTCCTAAACGAAATGGGAAAG TACCCAGACAATACTACCAGTTTCAATGAAGAAAACCTCATTTTCAGCACTCTGGACCTCTTCCTTGCTGGAACAGAGACAACATCCACGACACTGCGCTGGGCTCTGCTCTACATGGCTCTCTACCCAGATGTCCAAG aaaaagtACAGACTGAAATTGACAGAGTGATTGGTCATGAGAAGAAGGTGAGCCTTGCTGACCGAGATGCCATGCCTTACACTAATGCTGTCATCCATGAGGTACAGAGGATGGGCAACATCGTCCCATTAAATGTTCCTAGAGAAGTGACAGTTGACACTACATTTGCTGGATTCCACCTGCCAAAG GGAACCATGATCCTGACCAATTTCACCGGGCTACACAGGGACCCTAAAGAGTGGGCCACTCCAGATATATTGAATCCAGAGCACTTTTTGGAGAATGGACAGTTTAAGAAGAGAGAATCTTTTCTGCCATTCTCAATGG GAAAGCGAGCTTGCCCTGGAGAACAACTGGCCATGTCTGAGCTGTTCATTTTCTTCACTGCTCTTTTGCAAAAATTTACCTTCAAGCCGCCAGTCAATGAGAATCTGAGTATGAAGTTCAGAATGGGCCTGACCCTTTCCCCAGTCAGCTACCGCATctgtgctgtccccagactgtga
- the LOC131905037 gene encoding cytochrome P450 2J5-like isoform X3, whose translation MITSVGSLVAAFWSALNPWTLLLAIVTFLFLADFLKSRHPKNYPPGPQRLPFVGNFFQIDFKQLHLALQQFVRKYGNLFSLELGSTSVVVVSGLPLIKEMFTHLDQNFLNRPISPVRERVSGNNGLIVSNGQTWKEQRRFALMTLRNFGLGKKSLEQRIQEEAVHLVEAIREEGGQPFNPHLKLKNAVSNIICSVTFGERFEYEDGQFQELLKLLDEAIYLQASVMGRYPDNTTSFNEENLIFSTLDLFLAGTETTSTTLRWALLYMALYPDVQEKVQTEIDRVIGHEKKVSLADRDAMPYTNAVIHEVQRMGNIVPLNVPREVTVDTTFAGFHLPKGTMILTNFTGLHRDPKEWATPDILNPEHFLENGQFKKRESFLPFSMGKRACPGEQLAMSELFIFFTALLQKFTFKPPVNENLSMKFRMGLTLSPVSYRICAVPRL comes from the exons ATGATCACCTCTGTGGGTTCCCTGGTGGCCGCTTTCTGGTCAGCACTCAATCCCTGGACTCTGCTGCTGGCTATTGTCACCTTCCTGTTCCTTGCTGACTTCCTCAAAAGCAGGCACCCCAAGAATTACCCACCAGGACCACAGCGCCTGCCCTTTGTGGGCAACTTCTTTCAAATAGATTTCAAGCAGCTGCACTTGGCACTTCAGCAG ttTGTGAGGAAGTATGGAAACCTATTTAGCCTGGAATTGGGCAGCACTTCAGTGGTGGTTGTATCTGGATTGCCTTTAATCAAGGAAATGTTTACACACTTGGATCAAAACTTTTTAAATCGTCCTATCAGTCCTGTTAGAGAACGTGTTTCTGGTAATAATG GATTGATTGTATCTAATGGTCAGACATGGAAGGAACAAAGAAGGTTTGCCCTGATGACACTGAGGAACTTTGGATTGGGAAAGAAGAGCTTAGAGCAGCGCATCCAGGAGGAAGCCGTACACCTTGTAGAGGCCataagagaggagggag gaCAGCCTTTTAATCCTCACTTGAAGTTAAAAAATGCAGTTTCCAATATCATTTGCTCTGTCACCTTTGGAGAGCGCTTTGAATATGAGGATGGCCAGTTTCAGGAGCTGCTGAAGTTACTGGATGAGGCCATATATTTGCAGGCTTCAGTGATGGGCCGA TACCCAGACAATACTACCAGTTTCAATGAAGAAAACCTCATTTTCAGCACTCTGGACCTCTTCCTTGCTGGAACAGAGACAACATCCACGACACTGCGCTGGGCTCTGCTCTACATGGCTCTCTACCCAGATGTCCAAG aaaaagtACAGACTGAAATTGACAGAGTGATTGGTCATGAGAAGAAGGTGAGCCTTGCTGACCGAGATGCCATGCCTTACACTAATGCTGTCATCCATGAGGTACAGAGGATGGGCAACATCGTCCCATTAAATGTTCCTAGAGAAGTGACAGTTGACACTACATTTGCTGGATTCCACCTGCCAAAG GGAACCATGATCCTGACCAATTTCACCGGGCTACACAGGGACCCTAAAGAGTGGGCCACTCCAGATATATTGAATCCAGAGCACTTTTTGGAGAATGGACAGTTTAAGAAGAGAGAATCTTTTCTGCCATTCTCAATGG GAAAGCGAGCTTGCCCTGGAGAACAACTGGCCATGTCTGAGCTGTTCATTTTCTTCACTGCTCTTTTGCAAAAATTTACCTTCAAGCCGCCAGTCAATGAGAATCTGAGTATGAAGTTCAGAATGGGCCTGACCCTTTCCCCAGTCAGCTACCGCATctgtgctgtccccagactgtga
- the LOC131905037 gene encoding cytochrome P450 2J5-like isoform X1: protein MITSVGSLVAAFWSALNPWTLLLAIVTFLFLADFLKSRHPKNYPPGPQRLPFVGNFFQIDFKQLHLALQQFVRKYGNLFSLELGSTSVVVVSGLPLIKEMFTHLDQNFLNRPISPVRERVSGNNGLIVSNGQTWKEQRRFALMTLRNFGLGKKSLEQRIQEEAVHLVEAIREEGGQPFNPHLKLKNAVSNIICSVTFGERFEYEDGQFQELLKLLDEAIYLQASVMGRLYNGFPWIMKHLPGPHQKIFRNWEELKLFVSHIINKHRKDWNPDESRDFIDAFLNEMGKYPDNTTSFNEENLIFSTLDLFLAGTETTSTTLRWALLYMALYPDVQEKVQTEIDRVIGHEKKVSLADRDAMPYTNAVIHEVQRMGNIVPLNVPREVTVDTTFAGFHLPKGTMILTNFTGLHRDPKEWATPDILNPEHFLENGQFKKRESFLPFSMGKRACPGEQLAMSELFIFFTALLQKFTFKPPVNENLSMKFRMGLTLSPVSYRICAVPRL from the exons ATGATCACCTCTGTGGGTTCCCTGGTGGCCGCTTTCTGGTCAGCACTCAATCCCTGGACTCTGCTGCTGGCTATTGTCACCTTCCTGTTCCTTGCTGACTTCCTCAAAAGCAGGCACCCCAAGAATTACCCACCAGGACCACAGCGCCTGCCCTTTGTGGGCAACTTCTTTCAAATAGATTTCAAGCAGCTGCACTTGGCACTTCAGCAG ttTGTGAGGAAGTATGGAAACCTATTTAGCCTGGAATTGGGCAGCACTTCAGTGGTGGTTGTATCTGGATTGCCTTTAATCAAGGAAATGTTTACACACTTGGATCAAAACTTTTTAAATCGTCCTATCAGTCCTGTTAGAGAACGTGTTTCTGGTAATAATG GATTGATTGTATCTAATGGTCAGACATGGAAGGAACAAAGAAGGTTTGCCCTGATGACACTGAGGAACTTTGGATTGGGAAAGAAGAGCTTAGAGCAGCGCATCCAGGAGGAAGCCGTACACCTTGTAGAGGCCataagagaggagggag gaCAGCCTTTTAATCCTCACTTGAAGTTAAAAAATGCAGTTTCCAATATCATTTGCTCTGTCACCTTTGGAGAGCGCTTTGAATATGAGGATGGCCAGTTTCAGGAGCTGCTGAAGTTACTGGATGAGGCCATATATTTGCAGGCTTCAGTGATGGGCCGA CTCTACAATGGCTTTCCATGGATAATGAAGCATCTTCCTGGACCACATCAAAAAATTTTTAGAAACTGGGAAGAACTGAAATTGTTTGTTTCTCATATAATCAATAAACACAGAAAAGACTGGAATCCTGATGAGTCGAGAGACTTCATTGATGCTTTCCTAAACGAAATGGGAAAG TACCCAGACAATACTACCAGTTTCAATGAAGAAAACCTCATTTTCAGCACTCTGGACCTCTTCCTTGCTGGAACAGAGACAACATCCACGACACTGCGCTGGGCTCTGCTCTACATGGCTCTCTACCCAGATGTCCAAG aaaaagtACAGACTGAAATTGACAGAGTGATTGGTCATGAGAAGAAGGTGAGCCTTGCTGACCGAGATGCCATGCCTTACACTAATGCTGTCATCCATGAGGTACAGAGGATGGGCAACATCGTCCCATTAAATGTTCCTAGAGAAGTGACAGTTGACACTACATTTGCTGGATTCCACCTGCCAAAG GGAACCATGATCCTGACCAATTTCACCGGGCTACACAGGGACCCTAAAGAGTGGGCCACTCCAGATATATTGAATCCAGAGCACTTTTTGGAGAATGGACAGTTTAAGAAGAGAGAATCTTTTCTGCCATTCTCAATGG GAAAGCGAGCTTGCCCTGGAGAACAACTGGCCATGTCTGAGCTGTTCATTTTCTTCACTGCTCTTTTGCAAAAATTTACCTTCAAGCCGCCAGTCAATGAGAATCTGAGTATGAAGTTCAGAATGGGCCTGACCCTTTCCCCAGTCAGCTACCGCATctgtgctgtccccagactgtga
- the LOC131905037 gene encoding cytochrome P450 2J5-like isoform X4 has protein sequence MITSVGSLVAAFWSALNPWTLLLAIVTFLFLADFLKSRHPKNYPPGPQRLPFVGNFFQIDFKQLHLALQQFVRKYGNLFSLELGSTSVVVVSGLPLIKEMFTHLDQNFLNRPISPVRERVSGNNGLIVSNGQTWKEQRRFALMTLRNFGLGKKSLEQRIQEEAVHLVEAIREEGGQPFNPHLKLKNAVSNIICSVTFGERFEYEDGQFQELLKLLDEAIYLQASVMGRLYNGFPWIMKHLPGPHQKIFRNWEELKLFVSHIINKHRKDWNPDESRDFIDAFLNEMGKYPDNTTSFNEENLIFSTLDLFLAGTETTSTTLRWALLYMALYPDVQEKVQTEIDRVIGHEKKVSLADRDAMPYTNAVIHEVQRMGNIVPLNVPREVTVDTTFAGFHLPKESELALENNWPCLSCSFSSLLFCKNLPSSRQSMRI, from the exons ATGATCACCTCTGTGGGTTCCCTGGTGGCCGCTTTCTGGTCAGCACTCAATCCCTGGACTCTGCTGCTGGCTATTGTCACCTTCCTGTTCCTTGCTGACTTCCTCAAAAGCAGGCACCCCAAGAATTACCCACCAGGACCACAGCGCCTGCCCTTTGTGGGCAACTTCTTTCAAATAGATTTCAAGCAGCTGCACTTGGCACTTCAGCAG ttTGTGAGGAAGTATGGAAACCTATTTAGCCTGGAATTGGGCAGCACTTCAGTGGTGGTTGTATCTGGATTGCCTTTAATCAAGGAAATGTTTACACACTTGGATCAAAACTTTTTAAATCGTCCTATCAGTCCTGTTAGAGAACGTGTTTCTGGTAATAATG GATTGATTGTATCTAATGGTCAGACATGGAAGGAACAAAGAAGGTTTGCCCTGATGACACTGAGGAACTTTGGATTGGGAAAGAAGAGCTTAGAGCAGCGCATCCAGGAGGAAGCCGTACACCTTGTAGAGGCCataagagaggagggag gaCAGCCTTTTAATCCTCACTTGAAGTTAAAAAATGCAGTTTCCAATATCATTTGCTCTGTCACCTTTGGAGAGCGCTTTGAATATGAGGATGGCCAGTTTCAGGAGCTGCTGAAGTTACTGGATGAGGCCATATATTTGCAGGCTTCAGTGATGGGCCGA CTCTACAATGGCTTTCCATGGATAATGAAGCATCTTCCTGGACCACATCAAAAAATTTTTAGAAACTGGGAAGAACTGAAATTGTTTGTTTCTCATATAATCAATAAACACAGAAAAGACTGGAATCCTGATGAGTCGAGAGACTTCATTGATGCTTTCCTAAACGAAATGGGAAAG TACCCAGACAATACTACCAGTTTCAATGAAGAAAACCTCATTTTCAGCACTCTGGACCTCTTCCTTGCTGGAACAGAGACAACATCCACGACACTGCGCTGGGCTCTGCTCTACATGGCTCTCTACCCAGATGTCCAAG aaaaagtACAGACTGAAATTGACAGAGTGATTGGTCATGAGAAGAAGGTGAGCCTTGCTGACCGAGATGCCATGCCTTACACTAATGCTGTCATCCATGAGGTACAGAGGATGGGCAACATCGTCCCATTAAATGTTCCTAGAGAAGTGACAGTTGACACTACATTTGCTGGATTCCACCTGCCAAAG GAAAGCGAGCTTGCCCTGGAGAACAACTGGCCATGTCTGAGCTGTTCATTTTCTTCACTGCTCTTTTGCAAAAATTTACCTTCAAGCCGCCAGTCAATGAGAATCTGA
- the LOC131905037 gene encoding cytochrome P450 2J5-like isoform X5: MITSVGSLVAAFWSALNPWTLLLAIVTFLFLADFLKSRHPKNYPPGPQRLPFVGNFFQIDFKQLHLALQQFVRKYGNLFSLELGSTSVVVVSGLPLIKEMFTHLDQNFLNRPISPVRERVSGNNGLIVSNGQTWKEQRRFALMTLRNFGLGKKSLEQRIQEEAVHLVEAIREEGGQPFNPHLKLKNAVSNIICSVTFGERFEYEDGQFQELLKLLDEAIYLQASVMGRYPDNTTSFNEENLIFSTLDLFLAGTETTSTTLRWALLYMALYPDVQEKVQTEIDRVIGHEKKVSLADRDAMPYTNAVIHEVQRMGNIVPLNVPREVTVDTTFAGFHLPKESELALENNWPCLSCSFSSLLFCKNLPSSRQSMRI; this comes from the exons ATGATCACCTCTGTGGGTTCCCTGGTGGCCGCTTTCTGGTCAGCACTCAATCCCTGGACTCTGCTGCTGGCTATTGTCACCTTCCTGTTCCTTGCTGACTTCCTCAAAAGCAGGCACCCCAAGAATTACCCACCAGGACCACAGCGCCTGCCCTTTGTGGGCAACTTCTTTCAAATAGATTTCAAGCAGCTGCACTTGGCACTTCAGCAG ttTGTGAGGAAGTATGGAAACCTATTTAGCCTGGAATTGGGCAGCACTTCAGTGGTGGTTGTATCTGGATTGCCTTTAATCAAGGAAATGTTTACACACTTGGATCAAAACTTTTTAAATCGTCCTATCAGTCCTGTTAGAGAACGTGTTTCTGGTAATAATG GATTGATTGTATCTAATGGTCAGACATGGAAGGAACAAAGAAGGTTTGCCCTGATGACACTGAGGAACTTTGGATTGGGAAAGAAGAGCTTAGAGCAGCGCATCCAGGAGGAAGCCGTACACCTTGTAGAGGCCataagagaggagggag gaCAGCCTTTTAATCCTCACTTGAAGTTAAAAAATGCAGTTTCCAATATCATTTGCTCTGTCACCTTTGGAGAGCGCTTTGAATATGAGGATGGCCAGTTTCAGGAGCTGCTGAAGTTACTGGATGAGGCCATATATTTGCAGGCTTCAGTGATGGGCCGA TACCCAGACAATACTACCAGTTTCAATGAAGAAAACCTCATTTTCAGCACTCTGGACCTCTTCCTTGCTGGAACAGAGACAACATCCACGACACTGCGCTGGGCTCTGCTCTACATGGCTCTCTACCCAGATGTCCAAG aaaaagtACAGACTGAAATTGACAGAGTGATTGGTCATGAGAAGAAGGTGAGCCTTGCTGACCGAGATGCCATGCCTTACACTAATGCTGTCATCCATGAGGTACAGAGGATGGGCAACATCGTCCCATTAAATGTTCCTAGAGAAGTGACAGTTGACACTACATTTGCTGGATTCCACCTGCCAAAG GAAAGCGAGCTTGCCCTGGAGAACAACTGGCCATGTCTGAGCTGTTCATTTTCTTCACTGCTCTTTTGCAAAAATTTACCTTCAAGCCGCCAGTCAATGAGAATCTGA